DNA sequence from the Pelecanus crispus isolate bPelCri1 chromosome 4, bPelCri1.pri, whole genome shotgun sequence genome:
GCTCTTCTTGACGTAACTTTAAAAAGAACTCCCCATcttgcaaaagagaaaatggcttGTAATTTCCTCCTCTGGGTTGctattttttctcatatttatCTGTCTCAGGTACATACTTGTACCAAACCATTGTTATTTACAAAGGGATGCTCCTGAAAATAAGTCTTAACATCCTTTCTTTAAGTGCAAAGCTCAAATCTTTTCACAACTCCAAGCCTTATTTCAAGAAAGGATCTAGTAAGTTATGGACTTAAGACTTTGAAAATGTCTCAGTTGTTTCTTTAGTGAAATCAAGCAAACTTCTAATGCATTTGGTGCAATAATCTAATCCTTACTTCGGCAGAACTCCCACTTGAGTTGGCCCTGAAATTTAGTTCCCTACTGAATTAACACTGGAATCTTAGCCACCGACAAGCTCCTTTTCCAGGGTTAAGTGAACCAAATGCTTATTATGAAAAACTGGCGAAACAAAGTGACTGCTCTATCATTTCTCCTTATGCCATAGAGATTTCAAGAGAAGAGAGGCTACAGACACCTTTCAGACAGAACAGAGGGAGTAAAGAAGGGGATATCTAATGATTCTCAGGTATAGATTCAATTTAGCTGTTTCAAGAAGCCTGCCATATGAGAATAGAGTTTGTTCTATTTTTCAAAGAGCTGTTTACTATGGAAAGGTTCATTTGAGGCAGACGCCAAATCTTGCTGCCTATGGAAGGAGTGATACACATAAAATAGAGCAGTATTTACCTCACAAACAGAATACACAccttgcagcagcacagctggagaaggGATGTAAGTGTTCAGCTGAGTCTTACACTCGATATGCATTCAGTGGTGAATGTACAGACAGCAGTCCTGGTCTCATTCTCTTCATTACAGTTTATGACATTTGATAAACCCATAGGAAATACAGTTTGCTTTAATAACTAATCAaactcttctcccctccccccaacaAAATCCTCTGAAATCATAAACTAGaaatgcaaacaggaaaagggaaaggaagcaaCATTAATATTAAAGGTTTGGAACAGCTGTACCTTCTTTTGAGATTTGTTCACACACACCACTGACAATCTGCAATGTAtgcttctcattaaaaaaataaatataaaggaTTTAGTTGCTCTAAGACTGTAAATACAAAGGATTTAAAGACCTTAGTGGTGTGGTGATTGCTATTCCTCTGAAAATCTGCATAGCCGACTGCCTCCAACTGCCTGTCTGAGAATGAGAGCAGCACACATCCAGCCCCTGAGATAAGCCTTTTGAAGGGGACCTAAAAAGAGAGGGGGTGGAAGTTCCCCAGGGCACATGCAAGTTTAGCTGGttcaaaatttgatttttttcttttaactcagAAGATGTTAGGTGAGTTcaccaaaatgattttttttttcttttcactacCTGCTCCAGGACAGCAAGGTGCTTAGGCCACTGATCCgagagggatggagcaggaaTTTACTGCCTGGCAATCCAACAGATCCAACATATAAGGTCATGGAGtgcatgtgctttttttcatatttcatgaaAACATGCAAGACTCCCAGGTTTGTTCCACTGACAAATCAAAAATTATGGGAAATTCAGAAAAACGTTTCCCATCCAGCTCTATATTCAAAGACCcctccaaagaaaaagaaaaccccatgCTTTCTCTTTGACTTAAGCCCTGTGTAAAATCATCATTCAGAAGGTTTTAAGAGTACAAAGGTTTATTTAGAAAAGAGTTTGGATTGttctttagggttttttttggcaaacATTTAAATCCTTTTGTAACTCAAAAGACTGTCAACGCCTGTTACTTTGCACTTTCTTTCCCCATATAAGCAGTAAAAGCCAATTTCTTACTGTGAGGAGCCCACCACAGGCCCCAGCTGCTGTAATTATAAATACTCAAGTCTCCACCACCACTGCCGCTTAATCCTTTCCTCTTGATGTCTCCGCTTGTTTTCCCACAAAATTCCAGAGCCCATAAAAGCTCAGTGCCTCCCAAACTCAGTGTCTTAGCCTATTTTTCCTCTGCGGACTCCCCATGCCCTCCATCAGGATTCAAAGACAATCACTCCCCTCCCGTTTACCCATCCgccctccagcacagctcctccagcaccaTGTCGCCATTCTGTAGCATGGTGAATGCCCTCAGCCTCCCCAACACTATCCCCATACCCCACAGCACCACTCTGCTCCACCGAGGGGGCGAgccctcttccttctctctaaGCCAAACCCCAtgttctcttccctctcttgtTTTTCAGCACAGAGCCTTCTCCTCTTTTAACTCTACTCCTGCTCAAGGCAAATCCATCACTCCAGCTCAATGCCGGAagttcttcttcttcttcttaaaGAGAATGTGTTTAAAGGACCTGCGGAAGTCCTGGTTGAAGATGGTATAGATGACTGGGTTGAGGGAGCTATTGCAATACCCAATCCAGAAGAAGAACTTGAAGAGAGTCTCAGGGACCTCACATGCCTCCCGGCAAATACCATAGAGGCTGTagctgaagaagaaagggaacCAGCAAACTACAAAGACCCCCATGACCACAGCCAGCACAAACGTGAAGCGCTTCTCCCGGGCCTGGGTGACTTTCTTACGGCAGATGCTGCTACGCTTCCGGCGACGGCGGTATGAGAAAAACTGCATGGAGCGATTGCTAGAGCGGGACAGGCGGCTACTAGAGTGCTTGGAGGAGTATGAGTAGGAGAACGACTGGCTCTTGCTGCTTTTGCGGGGATGCTCCTCCCGGCTCCGCCTCCGTCTGCTCTCTGAGgtgctgctctcctccagctcaATGTCCTCCAGCTCAGAGGCTTTGCGCCAGTGGTGCACTGAATAATGTCCAttctctcccagctgcatccTCAGGGACGTGCAGCCGCCAGCGGCGCGGCTCAAGCCGTTCTCAGTCTGGGAGGACCCCTCCGGCATCGTACGCTTCTCAGAGAGGGTCCTGGTCCTTAGCTTGGCCACGCGGTAGATGCGGATATAGACCAACACCATGATGAGGCAGGGGGCAAAGAAAGAGCCAATGCAAGAGGAAAGGATGTACCATGTCTCGTCATTGAGCTTGCACTGGGGAAAGCCATCTCCTTCAGGGTCCCGGTACATGGAGATCAATGGCGGGAAGGAGATGACAGCTGAAATGAGCCAGACAGTGAGGATGATGGCCTTGATCCGCCGGGGGGTCCGCTTGAGGTTGTACTCCACCGCCTGTGTGACTGACCAATACCTGTCGAGGCTGATGGCGCACAGGTGGACGATGGAGGAGGTGCAGAAGAGCACGTCCAGCGCCAGGTAAATGTTACACCAAGTCTTGCCGAAGTACCAGTAATTCATAAGCTCGTTGGCTAAGGAGAAAGGCATGACCAGGGTAGCCACCAGGATGTCCGCGCTGGCCAGGGACACCAGGAAGAGGTTCTGGGGGGCTCTCAGCGCCCGGCTGGTGAGCACGGCTATCACCACCAGCACGTTGCCCACGATGGTGAAGACGATGAGGAAGCCCACCACCGCCGCCAGGCTGGCCACGGCCGCCGGGGAGTAGGGGGAGGGCGGCTGCAGGAGGGCCGAGGAGGACGGCGAGGAGGGGGGCAGCGCCAGGGACTCGTTGGGGGAGCCCAGGCTCGTgttcagcaccagcagcagatCCATGGTGGGTGTGCGGGGCGCCGGCGTCCTAGAGAGCCCGGCggagcccccgccccgccccgccgccccgccgccgccgccccgccgcccgcatCGCCCCCCGCCAACGGCCCAAcggccgcgccgctccccgcggcggAGCCGCCCGCCTctgcccccggcccctcagggcagggccgggcagcgccgccccGGCGCGGCAGGGAGCGCGGCAGCGCTGCCtccgcccggccgccggcgagggggcagcggggcacggccggcccccgccgcccgcccgctcaTGCCCGGCTCAAGGCAGCCCGCGGCTCCGGAGGAGACACCGCCCGGCCAACGGGAGTCGCCGGCGGGAGCTGGATCCTCGCAGGGAGCGGGGTCcgaggcggcggcagcggcggcatCAAATCCCATGGAGAGCGGCTCCCGGCGCCCCCGCTCCGGCGGCGCGGCAGCGCGCTCTCGGCGAAGTCGCGGCCGCCCGGCGGCTCCGTCCTAGTCTTGCATCGCGCTCCCAATCGGCGGcgtgccccgccgccgcgcgcaTGCTCAGTCCCGCCAGGTGAAGCCGCCGCGCCCGCCTCGGCGGAGCGCCCCGGCGGGCGGAAAAACGCCccgagcgccgccgccgccgccggttCTCCCGCGCCGGGAGCCGCCGAGCCGTGCGGCGGggctgccctctcctccccgcggcggcccccggggggggcggcggcggcggcgcggtgccgcggcgctccccgccggccggcgCAGcctccggccccgctcggcgggcgggcggcgtTTCTCCTCGCCGCGGCGCGGCTCCGAGGGGAAGCGGCCCTGGCGGAGGCCGCCCCGGGGGGTCGGAGCTGCCGGTGCCATGAGAAGCGGCGCCGAGTTCCGCTGCCGGCgtgcggcggcggggcgctcCCCGCCTGCGGCGCCGGCCTCCCGCGCTAGGGGGCGGCCTTGCCCGCTCGCGCGAGGCGGGCAGCCGTTACCggccggcggcgccgccgccctgAGGGGCCGCGAAGCGCGGGGGCTCCTCGGCTTGTTTTGGGGATATACAGCGATGTTTAAGCACAGATGCGGTGCGAGTGCTCGCCCGGATAAAGCCTGCTTCTCCGCTGGAAAGTGGTGCGCGCCTGCGCCGGGCGAGTGCTGGCCTGCGagggaagcaggaggaaaagtcTTAGGGGTGTTTGGCTTTACTCATAAAAGCAGGGAAACCTCGACAGCATAGGACAGAAAGCACTGAGGAAACTTGGAGTAGTATTTCCATCGTTCGGACTTTGGGACTTTCTCTAGAACATGTATGAGAGGTTGAGCGTATCGGCACCAGAGGTAACGGGTGCAGGAGCGTGGCTCACACCTGCCGAAGCCGGCaggcggggagcggagccgtGGGCTTCCCTCATCCCCACCTGTCTTACGTGCCCGCTGTGAGGGGTCTGAGGGACACATCTTCAGAAGTCAGGGCCACTTGTTAACGCCTCTTTCTGTAGCTGAACCTGCCTAATGGAGGGGAGAAGAAGGTAGTTCGGTGTAGCCCTGGTCTGTGGTGGTATGTGGTCCTGAGAaaagctgctgccctgggctggaGAGTATGTTCTCTCTTCCCAGCCCTTTCCTTCACCCGCTCTCCCTACATCCCTCAGCACCCAGGTCCTCCTCCAGAGACTGCGTGTGGGACCCCGTGAGATTAAGGTAACAAGTAAGGAGAACAGCCATATATGCAGCGTGCGTCTTCTGGGAGCCTGTCCTGGTGCCTGGATTTTGGATCGCAGGTTCTTCAAAGCAAGGACTGTCCCACTGctctctttgctgctgcacttgcttttcctgtgcCACGCTGCAAAGAGCCTGTGCTTATAAAATACTGACAACAGTAGCGTAACCCTAACCACAGGATTAGCTGTGTTCATTTCAGGTGAGCCAGAATATGAATTCATCCACAGCcagttaatttgcttttaaacaagAATAATGTATTCCTTTTATGCTGTGTGGCAATGTTACCAGCTTGTGTGGGATGGGTGCTTTTTCCTATTGTGACACTAAAAGATCCAGTAAAAGAGGCAGATACCTACGGCAGGACTCAGAGGGCACAGTGGTGCTGAAAACCACATCCTGACTGGGTGCCATGGCTAGTAACTAGTTTTGGAGCTGCCTGAACTCCTTCGTCATCATCCTGCTGACCTCTAACAAAAGGAACATGATATTTTGCCTGTGGGCATTCCCAGTCTGAGCAGTTGGTTTATGCTTCCCTCCTGTGCCCCACATGGACCCAGAAATGCAGTGCCCCTAGGTCATGGGAGGGTCATAGTGTGGTACACACGTTCTGCTTGCTACTGCCAGGATCATATTCTTTGTAATGCAAAACTGTGAGTAGTGAAGGCACATATACCCAAGAGAACTTCTCTTTCACTgtataacatttaaaataataaaatacttggTATTGTAGTGGCCCACTAGTTGAAATAGAACAGCCTGGGGCTTTGGGGAGTGCTAAGGGGCACTGATTCCAGTTAGCTTTTTGGTGCTAGCGGTGCTGGTTCCTCTGTTCTCTGTCCATTTGCGTAGGTACATGGACTGGATTGTGAAGGGTTGGAAGTGAATATGCTTAGCTCTGATAGGAAGGAAAATTCCTCTGGAGATTATCTAATTAATCTATGTTGTAAGCAATTTACTCTGAagtttttttcatatgaaaactAATTTGTTGTGACTGCATCTAAAAGAGAAAGGACATAATGTTGAAACTAAACTTTGTCAGGCAACAAACTCTAATAAGactgaaatgcagaagcagTAATCATCTAAACAACCAAAGCATAACATatagaacaaaatgaaatagaaatctGATGTCCCCTCAAGTCCTCCTGAAATAGACAAGCAGTCTGATAAGGAGGGCCCTTTAAAAAAGCTTGCAAAGCCAAATGAATGGAAGTTGAGGTTAGTAAAGTTCAAAACCAGGAAGTAAATGGCACATTTTTAACATGAAGCCTGAATAACCACTGAAGCAGCTTCCTAATATTTGTGGTCAGTTCTTCATATTTGAAGGTTTCATAATGGTATGTATGAACTGAGAGGACAAGGCGCAGGAATTTAACCTTTGATGTCTCTGGCATTAGGCAGAAAGCTAGAATGTATGATCTAACTGGTTCCATCTGGGTTTAAAATATGGTAAATACAAACTGCAAAATCACATG
Encoded proteins:
- the ADRA2C gene encoding alpha-2C adrenergic receptor, encoding MDLLLVLNTSLGSPNESLALPPSSPSSSALLQPPSPYSPAAVASLAAVVGFLIVFTIVGNVLVVIAVLTSRALRAPQNLFLVSLASADILVATLVMPFSLANELMNYWYFGKTWCNIYLALDVLFCTSSIVHLCAISLDRYWSVTQAVEYNLKRTPRRIKAIILTVWLISAVISFPPLISMYRDPEGDGFPQCKLNDETWYILSSCIGSFFAPCLIMVLVYIRIYRVAKLRTRTLSEKRTMPEGSSQTENGLSRAAGGCTSLRMQLGENGHYSVHHWRKASELEDIELEESSTSESRRRRSREEHPRKSSKSQSFSYSYSSKHSSSRLSRSSNRSMQFFSYRRRRKRSSICRKKVTQAREKRFTFVLAVVMGVFVVCWFPFFFSYSLYGICREACEVPETLFKFFFWIGYCNSSLNPVIYTIFNQDFRRSFKHILFKKKKKNFRH